A genomic region of Candidatus Marimicrobium litorale contains the following coding sequences:
- a CDS encoding DUF1285 domain-containing protein, with translation MNDALDSLESQIGKTRDYESPPLHLWHPPLSGNIAIRIASDGTWFHEGSVIKRNALVKLFASILRREEDGNYYLVSPHEKWRIQVESHPLIVTDFDWSEEGGERVLVATLNIDRQWTVSTEHPLHFDDVAGAVTITIPHGLTALSNRAAWYRLIEMADVEQHHAVLRSGHFELRIPLQ, from the coding sequence ATGAATGATGCCCTTGATTCTCTCGAGAGCCAAATTGGCAAGACGCGCGATTACGAGTCACCCCCATTGCATCTTTGGCATCCACCGCTCAGCGGTAATATTGCTATTCGTATAGCGAGCGATGGTACCTGGTTTCACGAGGGCAGCGTAATCAAGCGCAACGCATTAGTGAAGCTATTTGCCAGTATCTTGAGAAGAGAAGAGGATGGCAATTATTACCTCGTATCACCGCATGAAAAGTGGCGTATTCAGGTAGAGTCACATCCCCTGATTGTTACCGATTTTGACTGGTCAGAGGAGGGCGGTGAGCGGGTGCTGGTCGCAACCCTCAACATCGATAGACAGTGGACCGTGTCAACGGAGCATCCATTGCATTTCGACGACGTTGCCGGTGCGGTCACGATCACCATACCGCATGGCTTGACGGCCCTGAGCAATCGAGCCGCATGGTATCGCCTCATCGAGATGGCAGATGTGGAACAACATCATGCCGTGTTGCGTTCCGGACATTTCGAGCTGCGAATACCGCTGCAGTAG
- a CDS encoding electron transfer flavoprotein-ubiquinone oxidoreductase: protein MERESMEFDVVIVGAGPAGLGTACRLMQLAQENEKEISVCLVEKGSEVGAHILSGAVMDPRAMAELFPDWKERGAPLNVPVSEDQVLFMTSDKGAASIPLMLAPGFHNDGNYVISLGNVCRWLAEQAETMGVEVYPGFAASEILYHDDGSVKGIATGDMGIAADGSHRDSYMPGMELHAKYTVFAEGCRGHLGKQLIKKFELDKGCDPQHYGLGFKEIWDIEPAKHKEGLVVHTTGWPAAKGTASGSYLYHSDNNQIAIGYVVPLSYDNPHLSPFDEFQQWKQHPKIRHYLEGGTRISYGARALVKGGPKSRPKMSFPGGLLVGDDAGTLNFARIKGTHTALKSGTLAAETLYEALADGAEGKSDLNAYAKRFDTSWLNDELHKWRNFGAYLHKFGTFIGPALAFIDQGIFKGKLPITLSDPIPDYECLKPAAEMPKIDYPKPDGKISFDKLSSVFLSNTNHEEDQPCHLTLIDPEIPISRNLPLYDEPAQRYCPAGVYEIVEEESGPRFQINAQNCVHCKTCDIKDPSQNIVWVTPEGFGGPNYPNM from the coding sequence GTGGAACGTGAATCGATGGAATTTGACGTGGTAATCGTTGGTGCCGGTCCCGCGGGGCTCGGTACGGCCTGTCGTCTGATGCAGCTAGCGCAGGAAAACGAGAAAGAAATTAGCGTTTGTCTCGTCGAGAAAGGCTCCGAGGTCGGCGCGCACATATTATCTGGTGCGGTGATGGACCCTCGAGCCATGGCCGAGCTCTTCCCAGACTGGAAGGAGCGAGGAGCTCCCCTGAACGTTCCTGTGAGCGAGGATCAGGTACTGTTTATGACCAGCGACAAAGGCGCTGCAAGCATTCCTCTGATGCTTGCGCCGGGCTTCCATAACGATGGAAACTATGTAATCAGTCTTGGCAATGTTTGCCGCTGGCTTGCAGAACAGGCTGAAACCATGGGTGTCGAGGTATACCCGGGGTTTGCCGCGTCAGAGATTCTTTATCACGATGATGGAAGCGTAAAAGGTATCGCGACTGGCGACATGGGTATCGCTGCCGATGGCAGCCACAGGGACTCCTACATGCCCGGAATGGAGCTTCATGCGAAATACACGGTATTCGCTGAAGGCTGTCGCGGACATCTCGGGAAGCAGCTTATAAAGAAGTTCGAGCTGGACAAGGGCTGTGACCCGCAGCATTACGGTCTCGGCTTCAAAGAAATTTGGGATATTGAGCCCGCCAAACACAAGGAAGGGCTGGTCGTTCACACTACCGGGTGGCCTGCGGCAAAAGGCACAGCATCCGGCTCCTATCTCTACCACAGTGATAACAACCAGATCGCTATTGGCTACGTGGTGCCATTGAGTTACGACAATCCTCATCTCTCGCCTTTTGATGAATTTCAGCAATGGAAGCAGCACCCGAAAATTCGCCACTACCTTGAAGGCGGCACACGGATCTCCTACGGCGCGCGCGCACTCGTTAAAGGTGGCCCCAAGTCTCGCCCCAAGATGAGCTTTCCCGGTGGCCTGCTGGTTGGGGATGACGCAGGAACCCTCAACTTCGCCAGAATCAAGGGCACGCACACCGCACTGAAATCCGGCACTCTGGCTGCCGAGACGCTCTATGAAGCGCTCGCGGATGGCGCCGAGGGGAAAAGTGATCTCAACGCCTACGCCAAACGCTTCGACACGTCATGGCTCAATGATGAACTGCACAAGTGGCGTAACTTCGGTGCCTACCTGCACAAGTTTGGGACCTTTATCGGACCAGCGCTGGCATTCATTGATCAGGGTATCTTCAAGGGCAAGTTGCCTATTACCCTGAGCGATCCGATTCCAGATTACGAGTGCCTGAAGCCAGCTGCTGAGATGCCAAAAATCGATTACCCCAAGCCTGACGGGAAAATTAGTTTCGACAAACTATCTTCAGTATTTCTCTCCAATACCAACCACGAGGAGGACCAGCCGTGCCACCTCACGCTAATCGATCCGGAAATACCTATCTCCCGTAACCTTCCTCTTTATGATGAGCCTGCCCAGCGCTACTGCCCCGCTGGCGTGTACGAGATTGTAGAAGAAGAATCGGGGCCACGCTTTCAGATCAACGCCCAGAACTGCGTGCATTGCAAAACCTGTGACATCAAAGATCCATCGCAAAATATCGTATGGGTAACGCCTGAAGGGTTTGGTGGCCCAAACTACCCCAACATGTAG
- a CDS encoding electron transfer flavoprotein subunit beta/FixA family protein, with translation MKVLVAVKRVVDYNVKVRAKADGSDVDLNNVKMAINPFCEIAVEEAVRLKEAGIATEVIAVSIGDKSCQEQIRTALALGADRGIQVDVETAAEPLVVAKLLKGVVDKEAPQLVILGKQSIDGDNNQTGQMLGALANMPQGTFASEVVIDGDKVNVTREVDGGLQTVSLTLPAIVTTDLRLNEPRYASLPNIMKAKKKQLDVYSADDLGVTVTKHLTQVKVVPPPERQEGIKVADVDELVDKLKNEAKVIS, from the coding sequence ATGAAGGTTCTTGTTGCCGTGAAGCGTGTGGTTGACTACAACGTCAAGGTGCGCGCCAAAGCCGATGGCAGTGACGTCGATCTCAACAACGTCAAAATGGCCATCAACCCATTTTGTGAAATCGCTGTAGAGGAGGCAGTTCGCCTCAAGGAAGCGGGTATTGCGACGGAAGTCATTGCTGTGTCTATCGGCGATAAAAGCTGCCAGGAGCAAATACGAACCGCCCTCGCACTGGGTGCCGATCGCGGCATCCAGGTCGATGTAGAAACTGCTGCAGAGCCTCTTGTGGTGGCAAAGTTGCTCAAAGGCGTAGTCGATAAAGAGGCGCCTCAATTGGTTATATTGGGCAAGCAGTCTATCGACGGAGACAATAACCAGACAGGCCAAATGCTTGGCGCCCTGGCCAATATGCCACAGGGTACTTTTGCCTCTGAAGTGGTCATTGACGGTGACAAGGTCAATGTCACTCGTGAAGTCGATGGAGGCTTACAGACTGTATCGCTCACCTTGCCTGCTATTGTCACAACTGACCTGCGTCTCAACGAGCCGCGATACGCCTCGCTTCCCAACATCATGAAAGCGAAGAAAAAACAGCTGGATGTATACAGTGCAGATGACCTTGGCGTCACTGTAACGAAGCATCTCACTCAGGTGAAAGTAGTACCCCCGCCGGAGCGTCAGGAAGGCATAAAGGTTGCTGACGTGGACGAATTGGTTGATAAACTGAAGAACGAGGCGAAAGTAATATCATGA
- a CDS encoding electron transfer flavoprotein subunit alpha/FixB family protein, with protein MSTLVIAEHDNSSLKAATLNTVAAAQQLGGDIDILIAGAGCGDVATAAAAVPGVGKVLVADNAVYEHQLAENVSQLVAEVAAGYDNVLAPATPNCKNFMPRVAALLDVGQISDIIAVDSPDTFQRPIYAGNVIATVQSADAKKVITVRTTAFDGVPAEGGSASVESVDSIHDAGLSSFVSEEVAKSDRPELTSASVVISGGRGMQNGENFKLLDGIADKLNAAIGASRAAVDAGFVSNDMQVGQTGKIVAPDLYVAVGISGAIQHLAGMKDSKVIVAINKDEDAPIFQVADYGLVADLFEALPELESKI; from the coding sequence ATGAGCACGCTCGTAATTGCAGAACACGACAATAGTAGCCTGAAGGCCGCTACACTGAATACTGTCGCAGCAGCACAGCAGCTGGGCGGAGATATCGATATCCTTATTGCTGGAGCCGGTTGTGGTGATGTTGCAACGGCAGCAGCGGCCGTTCCGGGTGTAGGCAAGGTGCTCGTTGCGGATAACGCGGTTTATGAGCATCAGTTAGCTGAAAACGTCAGCCAGTTGGTCGCTGAAGTAGCAGCCGGATACGATAATGTGCTTGCCCCCGCCACACCCAATTGCAAGAACTTCATGCCTAGAGTTGCCGCCCTGTTGGATGTGGGCCAAATCTCAGACATTATTGCAGTTGATTCACCTGATACGTTTCAGCGGCCTATTTATGCCGGTAACGTCATTGCCACGGTGCAAAGCGCCGATGCAAAAAAAGTGATTACGGTGCGTACTACTGCGTTTGATGGTGTGCCCGCTGAGGGTGGCTCCGCAAGCGTCGAGTCGGTTGATTCAATCCATGATGCGGGTTTATCCTCATTCGTAAGCGAGGAGGTGGCGAAGTCTGATCGCCCTGAGCTGACCTCTGCTTCCGTCGTAATTTCAGGCGGGCGTGGCATGCAGAATGGCGAAAATTTCAAACTGCTGGATGGAATTGCCGACAAGCTAAACGCCGCTATCGGGGCGTCTCGTGCCGCAGTGGATGCAGGCTTTGTGTCTAACGACATGCAAGTCGGGCAAACTGGCAAGATTGTTGCTCCGGATCTCTATGTAGCGGTGGGAATTTCAGGGGCTATTCAGCATCTTGCGGGAATGAAGGACTCCAAGGTGATTGTGGCCATTAACAAGGACGAAGACGCGCCGATCTTTCAAGTCGCAGACTACGGTCTTGTCGCCGATCTCTTTGAGGCTCTGCCTGAGCTAGAATCCAAAATCTAG
- a CDS encoding cation:proton antiporter: MEFSSITFSFFLIFTGAAVFASIALYTRQPLIIAYIALGTCIGPYGLSLVTDTKLLSDIGHVGIIFLLFLLGLDMQPQALWATLRKSTVVAISSSALFVAAGFGVTALFGYSLQDSLIVGAAMMFSSTIIGIKLLPTTVLHHRHIGELMIGLLLLQDLLAIFILMALFSASGGAEGMGTSLLYTVLALPLLIALALLFVRFLLLPLIRRFDRFHEYIFLLALGWCLGLAELAVLLGLSAEIGAFIAGITIATSPIAQYIAVSLKPLRDFFLILFFFSVGAQFNIGALAQVLAPALVLSILILTLKPVAYRYLLKGVSEHRSLAWNLGFRLGQASEFSLLIAYVAVGGALISEQASLLIQATTIITLLISSYIVVLNYPTPIAISERLRRD; this comes from the coding sequence ATGGAATTTAGCAGCATTACGTTTTCCTTCTTCCTTATTTTTACCGGGGCGGCCGTCTTTGCCTCCATTGCGCTGTATACCCGGCAGCCACTGATTATTGCCTATATCGCATTAGGCACTTGTATAGGGCCCTATGGATTGTCATTGGTAACCGACACTAAATTGCTCTCAGACATAGGTCATGTCGGCATTATTTTCTTGCTCTTCCTTCTTGGACTGGACATGCAACCTCAGGCGCTTTGGGCAACGCTGAGGAAATCGACGGTTGTAGCTATCTCTAGCTCCGCTCTGTTCGTTGCGGCCGGCTTCGGCGTGACGGCCCTCTTTGGTTATTCATTGCAGGATAGCCTCATCGTCGGGGCCGCGATGATGTTTTCATCTACGATCATCGGCATAAAGTTACTGCCCACAACGGTGCTGCATCACCGCCACATCGGAGAGCTGATGATTGGGCTGCTGTTGCTCCAGGATCTGCTCGCAATTTTTATTTTAATGGCGTTATTCAGCGCGTCAGGTGGCGCTGAAGGCATGGGGACAAGCTTGTTGTACACAGTACTTGCCCTACCCCTGCTCATCGCTCTGGCACTGCTCTTCGTGCGTTTTCTGCTCCTGCCATTGATTCGGCGTTTCGACCGTTTTCACGAATATATTTTCCTGTTGGCTCTGGGCTGGTGCCTGGGGCTCGCTGAACTTGCAGTATTACTGGGCCTCTCAGCGGAAATAGGCGCTTTTATTGCCGGCATTACGATTGCCACCAGTCCGATCGCGCAATACATTGCGGTCAGCCTGAAGCCTCTGCGTGATTTCTTCCTCATTTTGTTCTTTTTTTCAGTGGGAGCCCAGTTCAATATCGGAGCCCTTGCGCAGGTACTGGCCCCGGCGCTGGTGCTTTCAATATTGATATTGACACTGAAACCGGTCGCTTACCGCTACCTGCTAAAGGGTGTCAGCGAGCATCGAAGCCTCGCCTGGAACCTCGGCTTTCGCTTGGGCCAGGCAAGTGAATTTTCACTCCTCATTGCCTACGTGGCGGTCGGCGGCGCCCTCATCTCAGAACAGGCGTCACTGCTTATTCAGGCGACCACAATTATTACCTTGCTGATCTCCTCCTATATCGTGGTATTGAACTACCCCACGCCCATCGCCATTTCGGAGCGTCTGAGAAGAGACTAA
- a CDS encoding DUF934 domain-containing protein, translated as MPRIIKDGAITEDNRAGIDSEDRSPGQGQICTLQQWQKLTHKQGSAVQLEPGQEPTPLLQDLEDIELVVINFSVFTDGRGFSYGRELREQGYSGELRATGHFIRDQLTYLGRCGFNAFDLQEGADLHEALNSLKDFSEYYQASIDSPQPLFRRRENA; from the coding sequence ATGCCAAGAATAATTAAGGACGGCGCGATTACAGAAGATAATCGCGCCGGCATCGACTCCGAAGACCGCTCCCCGGGGCAAGGCCAGATATGCACACTGCAGCAGTGGCAAAAACTGACACACAAACAGGGTAGTGCGGTTCAGCTGGAACCGGGCCAGGAGCCTACACCCTTGCTGCAAGACCTCGAAGACATAGAACTGGTTGTCATTAATTTTTCAGTGTTCACGGACGGACGCGGTTTTTCTTATGGACGAGAATTGCGAGAGCAAGGTTACAGCGGCGAGTTGCGCGCAACTGGCCACTTCATTCGTGATCAATTAACGTATCTCGGACGATGCGGATTTAATGCGTTCGATCTGCAAGAAGGCGCAGATCTCCATGAAGCATTAAACAGTCTCAAAGATTTTAGCGAATACTACCAGGCATCTATCGACTCACCCCAACCACTTTTCCGCCGTAGGGAAAACGCCTAG
- a CDS encoding nitrite/sulfite reductase, whose translation MYVYDQHDQKIIDERVAQFRDQTNRYTAGELSEEEFLPLRLQNGLYVQRLAPMLRVAVPYGLMSSAQLRKLAEISRVYDKGYAHISTRQNVQLNWPLVAEVPDILADLASVQMHAIQTSGNCIRNTTTDQFAGVACDELQDPRPYCEIIRQWSTLHPEFAFLPRKFKIAVCGTEEDRAAIRNHDVGIELVTNDSNEIGLKVLVGGGLGRTPVIGSVICEWLDKKHMLTYLEAILRVYNQHGRRDNKYKARIKILVKAMGIAAFREAVEKEWEATKEGPSTLHDAVFEKARASFRAPDYSAFDAGETSAILHGECERDGIFKQWVTHNTEDHRVPGYRIVTLSLKSTGYTPGDITAEQMELVAGLADKYSFGELRTTHQQNLVLADVPVSDLYTLWQNLQSADLATANIGLLTDMICCPGGDFCALANAKSIPVAEAIQTRFDDIDYLHDLGPIELNISGCMNACGHHHIGHIGILGVDKKGQEFYQVCLGGSQAKDASLGKILGPSFKQDDMPDIIENILTTYLSQRQLEENFLDTYRRIGIEPFKERVYAKNN comes from the coding sequence ATGTACGTCTACGACCAGCACGATCAGAAAATTATTGACGAGCGAGTCGCACAGTTTCGCGACCAGACCAACCGCTATACAGCGGGAGAACTCTCGGAAGAGGAATTTCTTCCCCTCCGCCTGCAAAACGGCTTGTATGTCCAACGTCTGGCCCCAATGCTCCGAGTCGCAGTCCCCTACGGGCTCATGAGTAGCGCCCAGCTGCGTAAATTGGCAGAAATATCACGGGTATACGACAAAGGCTATGCGCATATCAGCACCCGACAGAATGTCCAGTTGAACTGGCCGCTCGTGGCGGAAGTCCCGGACATACTCGCAGATCTAGCCTCTGTACAAATGCACGCAATTCAAACCAGCGGCAACTGCATTCGCAATACCACAACAGACCAATTTGCCGGCGTCGCCTGCGACGAACTGCAGGATCCCCGGCCGTACTGCGAAATTATTCGCCAGTGGTCGACCCTGCATCCAGAGTTCGCGTTCTTGCCCCGTAAATTCAAGATCGCCGTCTGCGGCACGGAAGAGGACAGGGCCGCTATACGCAATCACGACGTGGGCATCGAACTGGTAACCAATGACAGCAACGAGATCGGCTTAAAAGTTCTGGTTGGCGGCGGCCTCGGCCGAACACCTGTAATCGGCTCCGTCATCTGCGAATGGCTGGATAAAAAGCACATGCTGACATACTTGGAGGCAATTCTCCGTGTCTATAATCAGCACGGGCGCCGCGACAACAAATACAAAGCTCGCATTAAGATACTGGTTAAAGCAATGGGAATAGCAGCTTTCCGGGAGGCGGTAGAGAAGGAATGGGAAGCAACAAAAGAAGGCCCCTCGACCCTACACGATGCCGTATTCGAGAAGGCCAGGGCCTCTTTTCGGGCTCCCGATTACAGCGCTTTCGACGCAGGTGAAACCAGCGCCATACTCCACGGAGAGTGCGAGCGTGATGGAATTTTTAAACAGTGGGTAACGCATAATACTGAAGATCACAGAGTGCCGGGGTATCGTATTGTAACCCTATCGCTCAAATCAACTGGCTACACCCCCGGCGATATAACCGCTGAACAGATGGAGCTGGTAGCAGGTCTGGCCGATAAGTATTCTTTTGGTGAATTGCGCACCACACACCAGCAAAATCTCGTACTGGCGGATGTTCCTGTATCAGACCTCTATACTCTGTGGCAGAATCTGCAGTCAGCTGATCTGGCGACCGCCAATATCGGCCTACTCACGGATATGATCTGCTGCCCGGGTGGTGACTTCTGCGCTCTTGCTAACGCCAAATCCATACCCGTGGCGGAAGCGATACAAACTCGCTTCGATGACATTGACTACCTACACGATCTAGGCCCCATTGAGCTCAATATCAGTGGCTGTATGAATGCCTGTGGTCATCACCATATTGGTCATATCGGTATTCTGGGCGTGGATAAAAAAGGCCAAGAATTTTACCAGGTCTGCCTTGGAGGCAGTCAGGCAAAAGACGCCTCCCTGGGCAAGATTCTTGGGCCCTCTTTCAAGCAGGACGACATGCCGGACATTATCGAAAACATCCTGACGACCTACCTCAGTCAAAGGCAGCTAGAGGAAAATTTTTTAGACACCTATCGGCGCATCGGAATCGAGCCGTTCAAGGAGCGCGTTTATGCCAAGAATAATTAA
- a CDS encoding methionine synthase, whose protein sequence is MVENSDPKNMGDGVADAMATTAIISIIVLSMYIWLSGMPS, encoded by the coding sequence ATGGTAGAAAATTCAGATCCGAAGAACATGGGCGATGGCGTGGCTGATGCAATGGCCACTACGGCTATCATCTCTATTATTGTACTGAGCATGTACATCTGGCTATCCGGTATGCCCTCCTGA
- a CDS encoding DUF2970 domain-containing protein gives MSDPTDESADENALGPLQVIGSVLAAALGIQSSKNRERDFKRGRIGIFLAAGITFTFLFIAAVMTAVTLVLNSSGH, from the coding sequence ATGTCAGACCCTACAGACGAGTCAGCTGATGAGAATGCTCTCGGACCACTGCAGGTGATCGGCAGTGTGCTGGCTGCCGCTCTGGGCATCCAAAGTAGTAAGAATCGGGAACGGGACTTCAAGCGGGGCCGTATCGGCATTTTTCTCGCCGCTGGCATCACGTTTACGTTTTTGTTTATAGCCGCGGTCATGACCGCTGTAACGCTGGTGCTCAACTCGTCAGGCCACTGA